Proteins from a genomic interval of Paenibacillus sp. FSL H8-0048:
- a CDS encoding NADH:flavin oxidoreductase, which translates to MNAAALFEPFEYGGLSLSNRVVMAPMTRVHSPGGVPGPEVAAYYRRRAEGGVGLIITEGTAIDHPAAVSHQDIPNFHGEAALEGWAQVVREVHAAGGKIMPQLWHVGMARKIGELPNASALPIGPSGLNLAGEQVTEPMTKSEIQAIVSAFAKAAKAAKAIGFDGIELHGAHGYLIDQFFWEKTNRRTDEYGGDLEARTTFAVEVIDACRRAVGPDFPIVLRFSQWKGGAYDAKLAESPEDLARFLTPLSNAGVDIFHCSTRRFWEPEFAGSELNLAGWTKKITGKPAITVGSVGLDSAFPSPVTEKNQGDNIDRVLERLEKEEFDLVAVGRALISDPAWPAKVQAGKINEINHFTSDATKTLY; encoded by the coding sequence ATGAATGCTGCTGCATTGTTTGAACCTTTTGAATACGGAGGCTTGTCCCTCAGTAACCGTGTGGTAATGGCGCCGATGACCCGGGTACATTCTCCCGGAGGCGTACCAGGTCCTGAGGTGGCGGCCTATTACCGCCGCCGTGCGGAAGGCGGGGTGGGCCTGATCATTACCGAAGGCACAGCCATCGATCATCCGGCGGCAGTCAGCCATCAGGATATCCCGAACTTCCATGGAGAAGCGGCTCTGGAGGGCTGGGCGCAAGTCGTGCGTGAGGTGCATGCCGCCGGGGGCAAGATTATGCCTCAGCTCTGGCATGTCGGCATGGCCCGTAAGATCGGTGAACTGCCTAACGCTTCGGCGCTGCCGATTGGTCCGTCCGGGCTGAATCTGGCTGGTGAGCAGGTTACGGAGCCGATGACTAAGAGCGAGATTCAAGCTATCGTCAGTGCCTTTGCTAAGGCAGCGAAGGCGGCCAAGGCCATCGGATTTGATGGCATTGAGCTGCACGGAGCCCACGGCTATCTGATCGACCAGTTCTTCTGGGAGAAGACCAACCGCCGGACCGATGAATACGGCGGCGATCTGGAGGCACGCACCACCTTCGCGGTGGAAGTGATCGATGCCTGCCGCCGGGCAGTAGGACCGGATTTCCCGATCGTCCTTCGCTTCTCGCAGTGGAAGGGCGGGGCCTACGATGCCAAGCTGGCAGAGTCTCCCGAAGACCTGGCCCGCTTCCTGACCCCGCTCAGCAATGCGGGCGTGGATATCTTCCACTGCTCAACCCGGCGGTTCTGGGAGCCGGAATTCGCAGGCTCGGAGCTTAATCTGGCAGGCTGGACCAAGAAGATTACAGGCAAACCGGCGATCACCGTGGGTTCTGTCGGCCTGGACAGCGCTTTTCCAAGCCCGGTCACGGAGAAGAATCAAGGGGACAACATCGACCGCGTGCTGGAGCGGCTGGAGAAGGAAGAATTCGATCTGGTGGCGGTCGGCAGAGCCCTGATCAGTGATCCGGCTTGGCCTGCCAAGGTACAGGCGGGCAAGATCAATGAGATTAATCATTTTACCTCCGATGCCACGAAGACTTTGTATTAA
- a CDS encoding MerR family transcriptional regulator, which produces MIRIGDLAKTANISKRTLYHYEHIGLLLPARVLENGYRYYDNQALIRLQKILLLKSIGYTLEQIKELLQNQNPAEESDNWIASLHEQIELIERKKEELSRKQYYLRSTLHTVRLKGTEHLQDLMQVLAAMNDRSLSDGIIPAEFTEEPALTAEEVEQLKRLPVLGSNKAEELVHLLEQAVSIMPSSPYSSEAQALAGRLYDKGLDLFVGDEKLLDKYWELIRPAEGAAPVVMGMDSAVMAFVDEMIGYYLQHREENRHE; this is translated from the coding sequence ATGATCCGTATTGGAGATTTAGCGAAGACCGCGAATATCAGCAAAAGAACACTGTACCACTATGAGCATATAGGATTGCTGCTGCCCGCAAGGGTCTTAGAGAACGGTTACCGCTACTACGATAACCAAGCTCTAATCCGGCTTCAAAAAATTCTGTTGTTGAAATCTATCGGCTACACTTTAGAGCAAATAAAAGAGCTGTTACAGAATCAGAACCCTGCAGAGGAATCCGACAATTGGATAGCATCCTTGCATGAGCAGATCGAGCTGATCGAACGAAAAAAAGAAGAGTTAAGCCGTAAGCAGTATTATCTCAGGTCCACCCTTCATACCGTCCGGCTCAAAGGTACAGAGCATCTGCAGGATTTAATGCAGGTCCTTGCGGCCATGAATGACCGTTCTCTAAGCGATGGAATCATTCCCGCCGAATTCACGGAGGAGCCGGCACTAACTGCTGAGGAGGTTGAGCAGCTTAAGCGTCTCCCTGTCCTGGGCAGCAATAAAGCGGAGGAGCTTGTACACCTTTTAGAGCAAGCCGTATCAATAATGCCATCGTCTCCTTACTCTTCAGAAGCTCAAGCGCTGGCTGGTCGTTTGTATGACAAGGGGCTGGACCTTTTTGTGGGTGATGAGAAGTTGCTTGATAAATATTGGGAACTGATCCGGCCCGCTGAGGGTGCAGCTCCTGTCGTGATGGGCATGGATAGCGCAGTAATGGCTTTTGTAGATGAGATGATCGGATATTATCTTCAGCATAGAGAGGAGAATCGGCATGAATAG
- the miaB gene encoding tRNA (N6-isopentenyl adenosine(37)-C2)-methylthiotransferase MiaB: MAKGSKDYGQYFDFTDAKIISETEGKTTYRIKGRNVQINSQPDYKEGKRRGKEEIEVLYHFDIPPEMAEFGAGKSYHITTYGCQMNEHDTETMKGMLEQLGYRAAEDRSEADIILLNTCAIRENAEDKVFGELGHLKTLKLEKPGLLLGICGCMSQEEGVVNRIMSRYGFVDLIFGTHNIHRLPELIKEAVFSRELVIEVWSKEGDIIENLPKKREGLRAWVNIMYGCDKFCTYCIVPFTRGKERSRRPEDVIAEVRELARQGFKEVTLLGQNVNAYGKDFTDIDYTFGDLMDDMRGIDIPRIRFMTSHPRDFDDKLIHVLGKGGNLVEHIHLPVQSGSTAVLKRMSRKYTREAYLELVRNIKAGVPDAVLTTDIIVGFPGETEEQFEETLSLVREVGYDMAYTFIYSPREGTPAAGMDDNVPPEVKSARLQRLNDLIKEQSRLGNERMLGRRVEVLVEGESKNNARMLAGRTRDSKLVHFEGPPSLIGTLVQVSITGAKTWYIQGGYQAEAAAVL, translated from the coding sequence ATGGCGAAGGGGAGCAAGGATTACGGGCAGTATTTCGATTTCACAGATGCCAAGATCATCAGCGAGACTGAAGGCAAGACCACCTACCGGATCAAAGGCAGAAACGTGCAGATCAACAGCCAGCCCGATTACAAGGAGGGCAAGCGGCGGGGCAAGGAAGAGATTGAGGTGCTGTATCATTTCGACATTCCGCCGGAGATGGCAGAGTTCGGTGCAGGCAAAAGCTATCATATTACCACCTACGGCTGCCAGATGAATGAGCATGACACGGAGACGATGAAGGGAATGCTGGAGCAGCTCGGTTACCGGGCGGCTGAAGACCGGAGCGAAGCTGATATTATTTTACTTAATACATGTGCGATCCGCGAGAATGCGGAGGATAAGGTATTCGGAGAGCTGGGCCATCTCAAAACACTGAAGCTGGAGAAGCCCGGCCTGCTCCTGGGGATCTGCGGATGTATGTCCCAGGAGGAGGGCGTGGTCAACCGGATTATGAGCCGGTACGGCTTCGTGGATCTGATCTTCGGCACACATAATATCCACCGCCTGCCGGAGCTGATCAAGGAAGCGGTATTCAGCCGCGAACTGGTCATTGAGGTCTGGTCCAAGGAAGGCGATATCATTGAGAATCTGCCCAAGAAGCGGGAGGGGCTGCGCGCCTGGGTGAACATTATGTACGGCTGCGACAAGTTCTGTACCTACTGCATTGTGCCGTTCACCCGGGGCAAGGAGCGGAGCAGACGCCCTGAGGATGTGATTGCCGAGGTGCGTGAGCTGGCCCGCCAGGGGTTCAAGGAAGTAACGCTGCTGGGGCAGAATGTGAACGCGTACGGCAAGGATTTTACCGACATCGATTATACCTTCGGCGACCTGATGGACGACATGCGGGGGATCGATATTCCGCGTATCCGGTTCATGACCTCGCATCCGCGTGATTTTGACGATAAGTTAATTCATGTACTGGGCAAAGGCGGCAATCTGGTGGAGCATATCCATCTGCCGGTGCAGTCGGGAAGCACAGCCGTGCTGAAGCGCATGAGCCGCAAATATACCCGTGAAGCCTATCTGGAGCTGGTCCGTAACATTAAGGCAGGCGTCCCGGATGCGGTGCTGACTACCGATATTATCGTCGGCTTCCCCGGTGAGACGGAGGAGCAGTTCGAGGAGACACTGTCCCTGGTGCGCGAAGTAGGGTATGATATGGCGTATACCTTCATTTATTCTCCGCGAGAAGGGACTCCGGCAGCAGGGATGGACGATAATGTTCCGCCAGAGGTCAAGAGCGCTCGTCTCCAGCGTCTGAATGATCTGATCAAGGAGCAGAGCCGTCTGGGAAATGAGCGGATGCTGGGAAGGCGGGTAGAGGTATTAGTGGAAGGCGAGAGCAAGAATAATGCCCGGATGCTGGCGGGACGTACCCGAGACAGTAAGCTGGTGCATTTTGAAGGCCCGCCCTCTCTGATCGGCACGCTGGTGCAGGTGAGCATTACCGGCGCGAAGACTTGGTACATCCAGGGGGGCTATCAGGCGGAAGCCGCAGCGGTCCTCTAA
- a CDS encoding RicAFT regulatory complex protein RicA family protein, with translation MSQEEARRNEYGMQTHNTRDLIVREDIMGKAKDLAALISTSEEVRHFQQAEQKILNHERVQGLIATIKKKQKEIVAFESFKNQAMVEKIEREIEELQDEIDSIPVVNEFQQSQSDINYLLQMVISVIRDTVSDKINVEAGTEAPPSTCGD, from the coding sequence ATGAGCCAGGAAGAAGCACGACGGAATGAATATGGCATGCAGACCCACAATACCCGCGATTTAATTGTCCGGGAGGATATTATGGGCAAGGCGAAGGACTTGGCGGCACTCATCTCCACCAGTGAGGAGGTCCGTCATTTTCAGCAGGCCGAGCAGAAGATTCTGAATCACGAGCGTGTGCAGGGACTCATTGCTACGATTAAGAAGAAGCAGAAGGAGATCGTGGCATTCGAGAGCTTCAAGAATCAGGCCATGGTCGAGAAGATTGAACGTGAGATCGAAGAGCTGCAGGATGAGATCGACAGTATCCCGGTTGTGAACGAGTTCCAGCAGAGCCAGAGCGATATCAATTATCTGCTGCAGATGGTGATTTCAGTGATCAGGGATACCGTTTCGGATAAAATCAATGTGGAAGCAGGCACCGAGGCGCCGCCCTCCACCTGCGGAGATTAA
- a CDS encoding NUDIX domain-containing protein — MTENAEQAYNAKKYRTPDGVPADIVMFTLTKRERKTVTKTLPLRELKVMLVRRKKWPCAGMWALPGGFCQEDESIYDAATRELKEETGVDGGHLEYLGVYSQPGRDPRGWIISHAFFALVEEWMLEQRQASDDAGEVGLFTLQEALEELELAFDHHDIITDAYLRIQQQMLQTTIARQFLPRHFTLSELYQVIQTVVPEFKEPNFIRKITSTRSRQGILKEVSDEAGNPLSSNQYSQRPAQLYMFTDHEPLLSIYT; from the coding sequence GTGACTGAGAACGCGGAACAAGCCTATAACGCCAAGAAGTACCGCACTCCGGATGGCGTTCCGGCGGATATTGTCATGTTTACACTAACCAAGCGCGAGCGGAAGACTGTCACGAAGACGCTGCCGCTGCGCGAGCTGAAGGTGATGCTGGTCCGGCGCAAAAAATGGCCGTGTGCGGGCATGTGGGCTCTGCCGGGCGGCTTTTGCCAGGAGGATGAATCGATCTACGATGCCGCTACGCGCGAGCTGAAGGAAGAAACGGGCGTGGACGGCGGACATTTGGAATATCTCGGCGTCTACAGCCAGCCGGGCCGTGATCCGCGCGGCTGGATTATCAGCCATGCCTTCTTTGCACTGGTGGAGGAGTGGATGCTGGAGCAGCGGCAGGCCTCCGATGATGCAGGCGAGGTTGGGCTGTTCACCCTGCAGGAAGCGCTGGAGGAGCTGGAACTGGCTTTTGACCACCATGATATTATTACCGATGCCTACCTGCGGATTCAGCAGCAGATGCTGCAGACGACGATTGCCCGGCAGTTCCTGCCGCGCCATTTCACGCTGAGCGAGCTGTACCAGGTGATCCAGACGGTAGTGCCTGAATTCAAAGAACCGAATTTTATCCGCAAAATCACGTCAACACGCAGCCGTCAGGGTATATTAAAAGAAGTGAGCGATGAAGCGGGCAATCCGCTCAGCTCCAATCAATACTCCCAGCGCCCGGCACAGCTCTATATGTTCACGGACCATGAGCCGTTATTATCGATTTATACGTAA
- a CDS encoding cysteine hydrolase family protein — translation MRALIVIDFTNDFIDGNLPVGQPGIDIAKRVSELTEQFVRSGDYVVMAVDLHEADDPYHPETKLFPPHNLRGSQGRELYGSLKAVYEENREAIYWMDKTRYSAFCGTDLALKLRERGITEVHLIGVCTDICVLHTAVDAYNHGFGITVHEDAVASFNPDGHVWALGHFRGSLGAKVVTALGEQ, via the coding sequence ATGAGAGCACTGATTGTAATTGATTTCACGAATGATTTCATTGACGGGAACCTGCCTGTCGGCCAGCCCGGCATCGATATTGCGAAGAGAGTCAGTGAATTGACGGAGCAATTCGTACGCAGCGGGGACTATGTGGTAATGGCTGTAGATTTGCATGAAGCGGATGACCCGTACCACCCGGAGACCAAGCTGTTTCCGCCGCATAATCTGCGGGGAAGCCAGGGGCGTGAGCTGTACGGCAGCCTGAAGGCTGTCTACGAAGAGAACCGGGAAGCCATCTACTGGATGGACAAAACGCGTTACAGCGCCTTCTGCGGCACGGATCTTGCGCTGAAGCTGCGTGAGCGGGGCATTACCGAGGTGCATCTGATCGGAGTCTGCACGGATATCTGTGTGCTGCATACGGCCGTAGATGCCTACAACCACGGCTTCGGGATTACAGTGCATGAGGATGCCGTCGCCAGCTTCAATCCCGACGGTCATGTATGGGCGCTCGGACACTTCCGCGGCAGTCTTGGCGCAAAAGTCGTCACGGCGTTAGGAGAGCAGTAA